In the Hevea brasiliensis isolate MT/VB/25A 57/8 chromosome 8, ASM3005281v1, whole genome shotgun sequence genome, TTGGCAATCCCAAACATAACCCTCCAAAGCAAAGCACACAGTACAACTCCTCCAGCCCCAAGCAGGAAGATAAAATTCTTCTTCCAAAAGGCATCAATTTGCAAACCTACAGCCTCACTGTACCTCGAAAAAGTAGAGGTAACCGCCGTAGCatctcaaaaatatttttttgcaAAATTCCCGTTGACCGTTTTCCCAAAATTCGAAGAACTCTTGAAAGAAAACTGCCTCACCTCATAGGAACAACTCTGCGAATCATGATGTAAATTACGTAGCTTGATAAAATAGGCGCCAAATTTTGTTATCCAGCTGGCAGTAGCTCATTGTTAGTTCAAGTAGTTTCTAGAATAGTTTTGTATATAAACGCTGGCACGCCATTATTTCCATGAGTGCAAATGCAGAAAGCATTTTCTACAAGTCATTTTTCGTAGCATTTTCTACAAGTCATTTTTCGTTCTCTGTTTAACCCTGTTTCACTCTGTTTAGAAAACGGGCGGTAAGTCCTCAATGAAGATGAAAAGTTGGGTTTTCCCCGCGAGAGAACATGAGATAATCCCCCATTTGAAGAAATGGGATTTGAAATAAAAGATGGGAAAGAAGTAGAATTGGAGAACCCATTCGAGTACGGTCTTTTAAGTGAGCTGCCAATTCTAGAGGCGAGAGAAGAAGTGCTTGGAGACAAGTGTTTTGAGTTAGAGACATGATTTGGCGGTGGTGAAATCTGAGTAGTCCATGGATGATTCTTGGGGAAGGTTTTGGCATTGCTGCTTTGGTGATTTAGATTAACAAATCACAAAAACAGGAGGCAATATGAGATTTTGATGCGAAAAAAGCGGTGATGACAAAATTACAATGATAAGTAGATGAGCAGGTAGGTTACCTCAGAAGGAAATCAAGCTTAAAAAAAGCATAATTGTTGGTGAAAATGGCATACATCCACCCAGGTTAGCGACCAGAGAGGACTGGGTCTGTACTTTGTTTCGTTGAGGTGTTAGGGGAGTAGGCAACACAAGGCACCAAGGTCGCCGTTTCCACGCTAGGATGTCAACGTCAACTGATCAGGTTTTTGCGGATACTTATATaatgatgaatttaaatttaaaatttaatatttataataaatttaaattaacttcggattttatttaaatttatttatataaatatttaattaaatataaaatatatatttttaatagtatttataaatttttgtatattttattttatacaaataagattaaaatattttatgaaattattaaaattttaaaatataaattattaataaaaataattttttatatagattattaattaaatatataaaattaaataaattctaGTTTTTTTCAGATAATAATAATCGGGTTTGAAACGGATTcggataattaaaaataaattttaatcgaatttgagacgaatttaaattttgagaatattaatcaggttcgaattcaagtttaaatacggTAATTTTCGTGAATATCCTACCCATTAACATTCATATTCCACACCAATCTGGTGCATATTGTTTCGAGAGATGTGTCTAATCCGGTTACATGGCAATAtgataataaaaaagaaataaaatttctttcttaATAGAATTATTTAATTGCCATTATTTGTGATTTTATCATTATATAATATTACTTAtaagtaattttattataaatagtatataattttttcaaTTCCCTATATTTCACTCAAAATTAGAgggaaatatttttattaatgaagaaaatttgaaaaatataatttatctttatttttcccATTTATTTGCTATACAAGCCAATAAAAGTTGAGAAATTACATTTTTATTTGTAacacccataatttttaaataattattttatataaatataaatattttattatattaagtattatgaaaatttattttaaatgttttaaatttttaaaattctcttaaaataataaatttcattaatgtttagaaattaatttaaagaccacgtgacaaatttaaaaatataattaaacttcataaatttttttgaattttttagaatttttgtgcCTCGTTTTGGATCACATGGTAGagcaaaaatttaattttaggtATCCTGAATCAAACCAGTCGTATCGAACCAGACCGAATCGGATCGATTGAATCAAACTAgccattttccttctttttcttccctCCTTCGGCGTGCCCCGACACCACCCCCTTTCCccctattttctctctcctctctcctcccttTGCTAGTTGACCACTGCCCCTCTCTTCCCCAATCACCGGCGCACCAACCTCAAGCCTCCCGGCTGTCGACCGACGTCCCAGGTGGTCAAAAAAACGAGTTCAAAGAAGCCTCCATGACCGACGTCTCGGCCAAAATCTAGCCGATCTGACCACTAATCAGACCGAGTCTTATCCTAAACACCTTCTACTCCTCGAGAACTTTTCATAGACAACAAGATTACAAATTTTCATTGAATGTATTGTCCAATTTTAGcttggaaagttttagcccattttgatttttggactaaatttctctcaaattgggAACCCCACGAAAATTTTGAGAGTACCAACATGCTCCACTcaacgagagcttcgcggcaatataaatttcaaaattttctgacaccgaAAATTTGTTGGGTCCTGCGAACTttgcagtattttttcgagctttaaacgagcttatttaattttgtaaaaattatgttCTAGCCCCTGGTAGTATGGGTTTCACGTAGGTACCTTCGTTTTATAGAAATTTGACTAGCGCCCGGATCTGTAATTTCGGGCTAGACAGATAAGCTGCCGGAGTCGCTTCAGAATTGGATCAAACTTATAGTCTATCCCATCATTTTCAAACACTCAGGATGCGTTTCAAGCGTCAAAATTGGggtaggtaaacccaaactctaAGTTTCTTCAATTAACTAATGCCGGATTTAGaacaaaaatctataaaatatttgtgggtaactagaaaatttcaatttcttttgcattagctttgtaatattgttaaggaccacagagcaaaatttagaaattttagagttcatttgaaggattttttataaaatattagttttagggattaaaacgtaattttttaattttgtgagTATTGCTTGTTTTGGAGGGCCCAAGAAAGGCcatatgatattgatgagatgtggataTGAGAGAtgtaatttagaagtgttatttagaTCATTTTGCAGGCtaggtaggttctaggtataggggaaactctgtcggatttttggTAAAACTTAGGATGTCCTTTGATTCTTTAAAGTTTTgctttaagtaaatattgataaatttgtggTATAATTTTTAGGTAATCTGGGTCAACCTTCCTCCTTCGCTCAGCCGTCGCAGTGACTTGTGAAgtattgtgagtagatattgattttacttataatttcaatattattacgtATTTAAGACATATTCATGCatcacttgtagatatatgtacaTAGTTATTTGCTGGGCATgccttgtattgcatttgtatttgatgacatTGCTGTGGTTGTTACTTTGTGGCAATCTGGAGCCGCGTGTGTGAGTGGTGTGCAtgtggtgtgtatatggatatgggtaggacgagtagacacggttggagcttgactcgctgggacccaatccttattatggataagtcagggtaggcacaGCTCAAGTTGATCTCGTTAGCTCCCGCATCTAAATATTAAGAGAAAGACCCGTTTTGAATTGATCTCGCTAGCAGAGATTGGAACtaaaagagctgtataggggatcagctcccatatatatatgtgaGAGTATAGATTTGACACacaggtgtgtgagtactccagattgcctttggtctgattatgacttgacttgtttgaattgtgtgaagatgttgcattttattcttaaggatgcactagacttagatagttacagaaattatatgtaaaatcaatatcttactctatgagtcgaacgcttactcctgttcaccctatttttccagGTTATTAGAGGGCTTTTCTTTTCTTAAGTTTAACCTACTTCCTTCCTCACAGGTCCATTAGCTACTACATCAATATTTTATGTTGT is a window encoding:
- the LOC110657639 gene encoding uncharacterized protein LOC110657639, coding for MYAIFTNNYAFFKLDFLLSNAKTFPKNHPWTTQISPPPNHVSNSKHLSPSTSSLASRIGSSLKRPYSNGFSNSTSFPSFISNPISSNGGLSHVLSRGKPNFSSSLRTYRPFSKQSETGLNRERKMTYATAVTSTFSRYSEAVGLQIDAFWKKNFIFLLGAGGVVLCALLWRVMFGIANTFIGLSEGMAKYGFLALSSAIVAFSGLYICSRITINPDRVYRMAMRKLNTSAGILEVMGAPSTGAELRAYVMSGGGITLKNFKPRLRSKCSFLIFPIRGSERKGLVSVEVKKKKGQACFCTSCTLFFFFLI